The Deinococcus ruber genome segment TCACACGCAGCCGCAGGGCATTCTCAGCGGCGATCACATCGGTCTGTCGAGCGCCCTGGCCGCGCAGTTCCCGGCGTATGGCAACAGCGTGAACCTGAAACAGGGCGATCAGCCGCTGACACTCGACGCGTCCTGTAACGGCAGCTTCAGGGCAGCCCTGACTTCACTGAGTCAGGCGGCGGCTCAGCAGGCACTGAAGTCGGGCGCCGATCGTTCCTCGGTCGGCCTCCTGACCATCAGCGGTGGGCAGGTCACAGCCGTAGACCTTGCCGCTTACGTCCGTGCCGCCGGACGACAGAAGACACCTCCCGCCTTCGACAGCCTGAACCTCGATACCGTCGAGAACGAAGACTTCGGCACCCGCACAGTCAATGCCCGGCACTTCACCACTGACGGCCAGCAGCACACGGCGCTGAGCGCCACGCAGAGAGACCTGCTGACCGTCAAGATGATGAACCCGCTGAATG includes the following:
- a CDS encoding nicotinate phosphoribosyltransferase, with amino-acid sequence MQLTVSGGQVTHTQPQGILSGDHIGLSSALAAQFPAYGNSVNLKQGDQPLTLDASCNGSFRAALTSLSQAAAQQALKSGADRSSVGLLTISGGQVTAVDLAAYVRAAGRQKTPPAFDSLNLDTVENEDFGTRTVNARHFTTDGQQHTALSATQRDLLTVKMMNPLNDIGDNAAQGAAHWRLRQGTADRDFSLAVLLILATQLSHSGKDVHLALLWNIPHGGDDDLTQLFA